The window ACCGCTATCGGTGTAGAGACGAATGCGCGCGAGCAACAGCGGGACGCCACGACGAGTCTCGTCGTGTTCGTGGAGGTGTACTTTCGCGTCAAGCACGTTCATTCCGTGATCTCGATCGTCGAACTTCTCGATCACGGCGACGATCCGATCGTAACTCACGTCGTCGATGAGGTCAGTTCCGTAGATCTGGACGCCGCGGTTCCCGCCGGCCTCCCACGTGAGCGAATCGAGGACGTCGGTTTTCGTAACGATGCCGTGGGGTAAACCGTCCTCGGTGACGACCAGCGACGAGGTGCTAGCGTCGAACATCTCGGCGACGGCAACGTCGAGTGTTTCACTCGGGTCGATCGTTCGCACCGGGGAGGCCATGACGTCTCGAACCGGGAGGTCGAGCATCCGGCTCTGTTCGCCCTCTCGAGCGCCGAATCCCCCGCCTCGGGTACGAGCGGCGCTGGATGAGATCTTCCCGCCGAAGGGATCAGTTCCGCTGGCGTCCCCACCCTGGCTTTTCATCTCGGCGCGAACCGTGAGGTCGGTAACGTCGTATAGGCTAAGGACACCGACTGCAGCATCGTCCTCAACGACGGGGAGGTGGGTGATTCTGTGTTCCCGGAAGACGTTGAGGGCTTCCCCCAGGCGTGCATCCGGCTCGAGCGTGACGAGATCCGATGATTGAGCCTCGGCGACCGTCGCGGCAT of the Natronosalvus vescus genome contains:
- a CDS encoding CBS domain-containing protein, which translates into the protein MEITDIISEDYIEFTPETPVSKLVGTFEESGVRGVVVRGERYEGIVTRRQLATSHRQPGEKLGSLVWHVPQLAPGEDIRRVAQLMIDSDSQLLPVFEGQELIGVVTVDAILRKVESFLHAATVAEAQSSDLVTLEPDARLGEALNVFREHRITHLPVVEDDAAVGVLSLYDVTDLTVRAEMKSQGGDASGTDPFGGKISSSAARTRGGGFGAREGEQSRMLDLPVRDVMASPVRTIDPSETLDVAVAEMFDASTSSLVVTEDGLPHGIVTKTDVLDSLTWEAGGNRGVQIYGTDLIDDVSYDRIVAVIEKFDDRDHGMNVLDAKVHLHEHDETRRGVPLLLARIRLYTDSGLYIASGEGYGASQAINEARDTLERQIRDKKTYGRTKKPPAPEFWEKRFGWLLEA